A region of the Myxococcales bacterium genome:
CGCCAGCTGGACCACGTGGGCGCCGCACAGGATCGCCTTGGCCGCGTCGAGTGCCGGTGTGGCACGCCGCTGCAGCCCGAGCGCCAGCGGCGTGGTCGGCGAGAGCAGCGCGAGCGCGTGCAGGCGCAGCGGCAGCTCGGCCGGCGTGGATGGGCGCAGGCGGCGATCGACGTCGAGCGTGTCGAGCGAGATGTCGGGCTGATAGAAGCGGTTGAAGACCACCACGCCGCGGGCGCCGGCCTGATCGAGGCGCCGCACGAACGCCGGCACCGACGCGTAGAACGGCGACAGCTTCACCGTCACCGGGATGTCGACCTCGGCCACCACCGCCGCCACGACCTCGAGCTGGCGCGCCTCGACCATCGCGCCGGTCTCGTCGGGGGACGTCGCGACCTCGTAGAGGTTGAGCTCGAGCGCGTCGGCGCCGGCGTCCTCGAGGCGCGCATACCGGGTCCATCCGCCGGGCGTGGTGCCGTTGAGCGAGGCCAATGACCGGCACGTCGACCCGCGGCCCGCAGGCGCGCGAGCCTGCGCAGGTAGGGCTCGGCGTCGAGGAGAACACGCGACGTCGGGCAGGAACGTCGGGCCTCGGCGTCGACGTCGACGCGCGCGTCGAGGAAGCGGTGGGCGGCGAGCTGCTCGGTGACGAGCTGCTCCTCGAACAGCGAGTACATGACCACCGCGCCGGCCCTGGCCGCGACCGCCGCCGCGACGGCCTCGGCGTCCGCGACAGCGGGCTCGCGGCCACGACGAGCGGACTGCGCAGGTCGAGCCGAGCCAGGAGGGTGGATGATCAGCCATGGTGCGTCTCCTTGGGCAGGTGGATGCGCGCGAGTCGCTCGTAGAGCGCGTGGCGCTGGCGGACCGCGGTCCGGGCCGCGTCGAGGAGCACCGCGTAGCGCTCGGGCGACCGCAGCTCGACCATGCGGAAGCGGGCCTCGTTCGCCATGTAGGCCGGGACGTCAGCTTGGGCGGGCCGGAGTCGATCACCAGGGGCGCCTCCCCGCGCTCGACCGGCGCGGGTCGAAGCGATACAGCGGCCACACGCCCGCTGTGGATGGCGCGCTTCTGCTGCGCGGGCGAGCGCACGAGGTCGTAGCCGTGCGCGATGCACGGGCTGTGGGCGATGATGAGCGACGGCCCCGGGTGGCGCTCGGCCTCGAGGAAGGCCTCGACGGTCTGCGCGCTGCGGGCCTGCATCGCGACCTCGGCGACGTAGACGTGGCCGTAGGTCATCGCCAGCAGCCCGAGGTCCTTCTTCCCAGTCTCCTTGCCGGCGGACGCGAACTTGGCCACGGCCCCCAGCGGCGTGGCCTTGGAGGTCTGGCCGCCGGTGTTGGAATACACCTCGGTGTCGAGCACCAGCACGTTCATGTTGCGGTTCGAGGCGAGCACGTGGTCGAGCCCGCCGTAGCCGATGTCGTAGGCCCAGCCGTCGCCGCCGACGATCCACACGGCCGCGCGGCACCAGCGCCGGCGCCACCGCGCCAGTCCGGCCTGGCCGACGCGTCGCCGGCCAGGCGCGCCATCAGCGACTCGAGCGCCCGCTGCGCCGCGTCCAGGCCTCGCCGCGCCGGGCGCACGCAGCCGTCGACCAGCCCCGCCGGCAGCCGGGCGCCAGGCGGCCGAGCGAACGGGCCGGCGGCGCCGGGCGTCGAGGCCGAGACGCAGGCCGAGGCCGAACTCGGCGTTGTC
Encoded here:
- a CDS encoding 2-oxoacid:acceptor oxidoreductase family protein; the encoded protein is MPRGTSSSTPARRVRPRCRTCASDRARSARRTGSGGRSSWPCTTRGSLERLDVLGAAMPGATVLLNTAVAPERVWDGLPRDVQARLIEQRCRLFVIDGNGVATRAGLGGRINTVMQACFFALAKVLPADEAMAHIKQSVVETWGKRGPEVVRRNIAAIDAALAELHEVPVPRGTTRGRGRRRSAHAPDFVQRVTRLLLEGHGDRLPVSAFPPDGTWPTGTSRYEKRAIALDIPIWEPDLCVQCNRCSMICPHAAIRTKVFDPARLADAPPGFRSAREVRPGPRACATPCRSPPRTAPAVRSASRSARPRTASRAARRLSTGRWPSTASGSARRSRSSRPIASAPLAGSPSTSAPRCCAAAVRVLRGLRGLRRDALPAYAHPAVRRPPADRQRDGLLVDLRRQPADHALHDRCLWRGPAWANSLFEDNAEFGLGLRLGLDARRRRPVRSAAWRPAAGGAGRRLRAPGAARPGRGAAGARVADGAPGRRRVGQAGLARWRRRWCRAAVWIVGGDGWAYDIGYGGLDHVLASNRNMNVLVLDTEVYSNTGGQTSKATPLGAVAKFASAGKETGKKDLGLLAMTYGHVYVAEVAMQARSAQTVEAFLEAERHPGPSLIIAHSPCIAHGYDLVRSPAQQKRAIHSGRVAAVSLRPAPVERGEAPLVIDSGPPKLTSRPTWRTRPASAWSSCGRPSATRCSSTRPGPRSASATRSTSDSRASTCPRRRTMADHPPSWLGSTCAVRSSWPRARCRGRRGRRGGGRGQGRRGGHVLAVRGAARHRAARRPPLPRRARRRRRRGPTFLPDVACSPRRRALPAQARAPAGRGSTCRSLASLNGTTPGGWTRYARLEDAGADALELNLYEVATSPDETGAMVEARQLEVVAAVVAEVDIPVTVKLSPFYASVPAFVRRLDQAGARGVVVFNRFYQPDISLDTLDVDRRLRPSTPAELPLRLHALALLSPTTPLALGLQRRATPALDAAKAILCGAHVVQLASAPLVNGPAYVGVIRDELLAVARRQGATAPAPRPGA